A single region of the Cucumis melo cultivar AY chromosome 3, USDA_Cmelo_AY_1.0, whole genome shotgun sequence genome encodes:
- the LOC127148517 gene encoding zinc finger BED domain-containing protein RICESLEEPER 2-like translates to MTSFSVDETSNQSCSSPVLGKRKPVKPPSSVWEHFIKVEGCDPKYPRAACKHCGASYACDSKRNGTTNLKRHLEKCKMYVNPLEDNVEGEGDSESNLMTASFTQENCRKMLARMVILDELPFKFVESEGFHQFCRALNPKFVIPSRVTVAKDCFQMYMKEKKKLKNALTRSGQRVCLTTDTWTSVQNINYMVITAHFIDDDWNLHKRILNFCQVANHKGDTIGRAIEKCLEGWGIDRLFTVTVDNASSNDVAIAYLVKKFKGRNGLVLDGEFIHIRCCAHILNLIVSDALKDLHVSIIRIRNAVKYVRSSPARLQIFKDFAKEDKMSTKNCLTMDVPTRWNSTFTMLDGAIKCQKTFERLEEHDPSYLPKDDIPTTEDWDNAKVFVKFLKTFSEVTMKFSASMSVTSNIFFHELCLIQEIIREYSSYENALLSQMTLSMQTKFNKYWGITTSEKTNLLLYVSVVLDPRYKLAYVNYCFNEFLEEDCAKIWTNKVEEAFRRLCDDYYMRMSKEKYSQTQSCTPIEGFGFQSQSEIPSISSSGSYKARATVHDRFKQSNKTCLDDAKTEVTRYLDEARIDCMGDEYLDLLTWWKVNASRFKIISQVARDIYSIPISTVPSESAFSTGGRVLDSFRSSLTPQTAEALICAQNWIQSKPLDDMTEEIDGAEEIDEEFINIGKEMEAAFENLNNDSMSLEAQ, encoded by the exons ATGACTTCATTCTCGGTAGACGAGACTTCAAATCAGAGTTGTTCTAGTCCAgtgttaggaaaaagaaaaccggTTAAACCACCATCATCGGTATGGgaacattttataaaagtagaaggatgtgatcctaaatatcCTAGGGCTGCTTGTAAACATTGTGGGGCTTCATATGCTTGTGATTCCAAAAGAAATGGTACCACTAATTTAAAAAGACATTTAGAGAAATGTAAGATGTATGTAAATCCATTGGAAGATAATGTTGAAGGAGagggagattctgaaagtaATTTGATGACTGCATCATTCACTCaagaaaattgtagaaaaatgCTTGCTAGGATGGTTATCTTGGATGAATTGCCATTTAAGTTCGTAGAAAGTGAAGGGTTTCACCAATTTTGTCGGGCATTAAATCCAAAGTTTGTGATTCCATCAAGAGTAACTGTTGCAAAagattgttttcaaatgtatatgaaggagaaaaaaaagttaaaaaatgcaTTAACTCGAAGTGGCCAAAGAGTTTGTTTAACAACGGATACGTGGACTTCTgtgcaaaatattaattatatggttataacggctcatttcattgatgatgattggaacttgcacaaaagaattttgaacttttgtcaaGTAGCTAATCATAAAGGAGATACCATAGGTAGAGCCATTGAAAAGTGCTTAGAAGGTTGGGGTATTGATAGGCTCTTTACTGTAACGGTTGATAATGCGAGTTCAAATGATGTAGCCATTGCCTACttggttaaaaagtttaaaggcAGAAATGGGTTGGTGTTGGATGGTGAATTTATTCACATTAGATGTTGTGCTcatattcttaatttaattgttagtgATGCCTTAAAAGATTTGCATGTGTCTATCATTCGAATCAGAAATGCTGTGAAGTATGTTAGGTCATCTCCTGCTAGATTGcaaatatttaaagattttgCTAAAGAAGATAAGATGTCAACAAAAAATTGTCTTACAATGGATGTTCCGACACGATGGAATTCTACTTTTACTATGTTGGATGGAGCAATTAAGTGTCAAAAGACTTTTGAAAGATTGGAGGAGCATGACCCTAGTTATTTGCCAAAGGATGATATTCCTACTACTGAAGATTGGGATAATGCAAAAGTGTTTGTAAAGTTCCTAAAGACTTTTTCAGAGGTAACAATGAAGTTTTCTGCATCTATGTCTGTGacttcaaatatattttttcatgaaCTTTGTTTGATCCAAGAAATAATTCGTGAATACTCATCGTATGAGAATGCATTATTGAGTCAAATGACATTAAGCATGCAGACAAAATTCAACAAGTATTGGGGTATAACTACAAGTGAGAAGACCAATTTATTATTGTATGTTTCTGTAGTTCTTGACCCTAGATACAAGCTAGCTTATgtgaattattgttttaatgaatttttggaGGAAGATTGTGCAAAAATATGGACAAATAAGGTTGAAGAAGCATTTCGTCGATTGTGTGATGATTATTATATGagaatgtcaaaagaaaaatattcacaaacaCAATCATGTACACCTATCGAAGGATTTGGCTTTCAAAGTCAAAGTGAAATACCTTCTATCTCATCTAGTGGATCTTACAAGGCACGTGCTACTGTTCATGATAGATTTAAACAAAGTAACAAAACATGTCTAGATGATGCTAAAACAGAGGTGACTCGTTATCTGGATGAGGCTCGTATAGATTGTATGGGCGATGAATATTTAGATTTGCTAACTTGGTGGAAGGTGAATGCCTCTCGATTTAAGATCATTAGCCAAGTAGCTAGGGACATCTACAGTATTCCTATATCAACTGTGCCTTCTGAGTCCGCCTTTAGCACTGGAGGACGGGTGTTAGATTCTTTTCGAAGTTCTTTAACTCCTCAAACTGCAGAGGCACTCATTTGTGCTCAGAATTGGATTCAGTCTAAACCTTTGGATGACATGACTGAAGAAATTGACGGGGCtgaagaaattgatgaag AATTCATAAACATAGGAAAGGAGATGGAAGCTGCATTTGAGAATTTGAATAATGACTCTATG AGTCTTGAAGCTCAATGA
- the LOC103496467 gene encoding acyl-CoA-binding domain-containing protein 4, whose translation MDVDSWQWGLAFDQWVALPVSGSRPPARYKHAAAVVDQKLYIVGGSRNGRYLSDVQVLDLSNLSWSSVKLQMSPGVENSDGNGSLVEALPPTSGHSMVKWDKKLIVLGGNLKGSSDRILVHCIDLETHTWSVMETAGNIPIARAGHSATLFGSKIIMFGGEDSSRKLLNDIHILDLETLTWDEVETKQSRPAPRFDHTAALHAEHYLLVFGGCSHSAFFSDLHVLDFHTMEWSQPQLQGDLVTPRAGHAGITIDENWYIVGGGDNKNGCPETIVLNMSKLSWLALTSVKQREPLASEGISISLATIDQEKYLVAFGGYNGKYNNEVFVMRPKPRDSSRPKIFQSPAAAAAAASVTAAYALAKTEKLDFSMIEDGVSNGRQQNHSQPNGAIELEAIREEKAKLDLTLSEVQSENSKLKQEIDEVNSTHAELSKEFQSVQSQLIAERSRCFKLEAQIAELQKMLESMQSIENEIHLLREQKSVLDKHMEAASSVQRQGSGGVWRWIAGGNSS comes from the exons ATGGATGTCGATAGTTGGCAATGGGGATTAGCCTTTGATCAGTGGGTAGCATTGCCGGTTTCTGGTTCTCGACCGCCAGCTCGATATAAG CATGCTGCAGCGGTTGTTGATCAGAAACTGTACATTGTCGGTGGAAGCCGTAATGGCCGGTATCTCTCGGATGTTCAG GTCTTGGACCTTAGCAATTTGTCTTGGTCCAGTGTTAAACTTCAAATGAGTCCTGGTGTTGAGAATTCTGATGGCAATGGTAGCTTAGTTGAGGCTCTTCCGCCTACTTCAGGGCACAGTATG GTCAAATGGGATAAGAAACTCATCGTGCTTGGTGGAAATTTAAAAGGATCATCTGATAGAATTTTGG TTCATTGCATTGATCTTGAAACACACACATGGAGTGTTATGGAGACTGCTGGAAACATTCCG ATTGCTCGTGCTGGACATTCAGCTACTCTTTTTGGTTCCAAAATCATAATGTTTGGTGGAGAAGACAGTAGCAGGAAGCTTCTAAATGACATCCACATTCTTGATTTAGAGACGTTAACTTGGGATGAGGTGGAGACAAA GCAATCGCGGCCAGCTCCAAGATTTGATCATACAGCAGCATTGCATGCAGAACACTACCTCCTAGTTTTTGGCGGTTGTTCTCATTCGGCCTTTTTTAGTGATCTTCATGTGCTGGATTTTCATACT ATGGAATGGTCTCAGCCACAGTTACAGGGTGATCTGGTGACTCCTAGGGCAGGCCATGCTGGTATAACCATCGATGAGAACTGGTATATAGTCGGTGGTGGTGATAATAAAAATG GTTGCCCAGAGACAATTGTGTTAAATATGTCCAAGCTCTCTTGGTTAGCTTTGACAAGCGTCAAGCAAAGAGAACCCCTTGCTAGTGAG GGAATCAGTATTAGTTTGGCAACAATTGATCAAGAGAAATATCTGGTTGCTTTTGGCGGTTACAACGGAAAGTATAACAATGAG GTTTTTGTCATGAGACCCAAACCGAGAGACTCATCACGTCCCAAGATATTCCAGTCACCGGCAGCAGCAGCGGCAGCGGCTTCTGTTACTGCTGCATATGCCTTGGCCAAGACTGAAAAGTTGGACTTTTCAATGATAGAAGACGGTGTCTCTAATGGTAGACAACAAAACCATTCTCAACCAAATGGCGCTATTGAACTCGAGGCCATTAGAGAAGAGAAAGCTAAGTTAGATCTAACACTTTCTGAAGTTCAAAGTGAAAATTCCAAACTTAAACAAGAGATTGATGAAGTAAACAGCACTCATGCAGAGCTGTCTAAG GAATTTCAGTCTGTGCAATCCCAATTAATTGCCGAACGATCGAGATGCTTTAAATTGGAG GCACAAATAGCTGAACTACAAAAGATGCTGGAGTCGATGCAATCCATTGAGAATGAGATCCATCTCCTAAGGGAGCAAAAATCTGTGCTGGATAAACATATGGAGGCTGCCTCATCAGTTCAAAGACAAGGTTCTGGCGGAGTGTGGCGGTGGATCGCAGGCGGTAACAGCAGCTAG
- the LOC103496468 gene encoding NAC domain-containing protein 78-like isoform X2 — MGSDSSTSLAPGFRFHPTDEEIVRYYLRRKVSGKSLRFDPISVTEIYKSEPWDLPGKSKLKTRDLEWYFFSPLDKKYGNSSRTNRATEHGYWKTTGKDRPVRHNSRVVGMKKTLVYHSGRAPRGARSNWVMHEYRLTDEDLEKAGVVQDAYVLCRIFQKSGSGPKNGEQYGAPFIEEEWEDDEELTVPGEEVVANEGLVDVDDYMHFEVDDIAQYFDGELPGEDVQRPLTYPQETINHVELPNVLVENDNKPEVCAGASFELQPSLNFFQLPEQYGRGESSEKDEHFAESSGNLAESSANFNQEDIDYLLDEPYPSVPDDLALIEELFLETNDLSNPVESDPSALDVLEEYLTFFDADDNLQLAFDPSDIFGSEEPISSQTISEEKVNEVAEKEFMAAKQSSVTFLNDASTSKQNPKAIETGSDSKSPFFKRASYMLGNIPAPPAFASEYPSKDMAIRLNSAAQTSSSVHVTAGMIHIRNLTSNGDLVNNPLYGKNADVNLILSFAQHQHQVESDHQSEKNGIIVGSRGFLFFFLLFWVLILSVSFKVGSCIYSH; from the exons ATGGGCTCTGATTCCTCTACATCTCTTGCACCGGGGTTTCGATTTCACCCCACTGACGAGGAAATTGTGCGATATTACCTTAGGCGCAAGGTTTCTGGCAAGTCTCTTCGTTTTGATCCCATCTCCGTCACTGAAATTTATAAATCGGAGCCTTGGGACCTTCCTG GGAAGTCGAAGCTGAAGACTAGGGACTTGGAGTGGTATTTTTTCAGTCCTTTGGATAAGAAGTATGGTAACAGTTCGAGGACGAACAGAGCTACTGAGCATGGGTACTGGAAGACGACTGGGAAGGATCGGCCGGTCCGACATAACTCCCGAGTGGTTGGAATGAAGAAGACTCTTGTTTACCACAGTGGCCGGGCGCCTCGTGGGGCTCGCAGCAATTGGGTGATGCATGAATATAGACTTACCGATGAGGATTTGGAGAAAGCTGGGGTTGTGCAG GATGCTTATGTTCTTTGCAGGATATTTCAAAAAAGTGGTTCAGGCCCTAAGAATGGAGAACAATATGGAGCTCCATTTATTGAAGAGGAGTGGGAGGATGACGAAGAGTTAACTGTGCCTGGCGAGGAGGTAGTGGCCAATGAAGGgttagttgatgttgatgattatATGCATTTTGAAGTGGATGATATTGCTCAG TATTTTGATGGAGAACTTCCAGGTGAAGATGTGCAACGTCCGTTGACTTATCCTCAGGAGACTATCAATCACGTTGAGCTACCCAATGTGCTTGTTGAAAATGATAATAAACCAGAAGTATGTGCAGGTGCTTCCTTTGAGCTACAGCCTAGCCTCAATTTCTTTCAATTACCAGAGCAATATGGAAGGGGAGAAAGTTCTGAAAAGGACGAGCATTTTGCTGAATCAAGTGGTAATCTTGCTGAATCAAGTGCCAATTTTAATCAAGAGGATATCGATTACTTACTAGACGAGCCTTACCCAAGTGTTCCAGATGATCTTGCCCTCATTGAGGAATTATTCCTGGAGACCAATGATCTTTCAAATCCAGTTGAATCTGATCCATCTGCGCTGGATGTGCTTGAAGAGTATCTTACATTCTTTGATGCAGATGATAACTTACAGCTGGCTTTTGACCCATCAGATATTTTTGGTAGTGAAGAACCTATTTCTAGCCAAACAATTTCCGAAGAG AAAGTGAACGAAGTAGCAGAAAAAGAGTTCATGGCTGCTAAACAGTCGTCCGTAACTTTCCTAAATGATGCATCTACTTCAAAGCAAAACCCCAAGGCTATTGAAACAGGTTCAG ATTCAAAATCACCTTTCTTCAAACGTGCAAGTTACATGTTAGGAAACATCCCTGCCCCTCCTGCATTTGCTTCAGAGTATCCATCAAAAGATATGGCCATTCGGCTGAACTCGGCAGCACAGACTTCCAGTTCAGTTCATGTAACTGCTGGCATGATCCATATAAGAAACTTGACATCAAATGGCGACCTGGTGAACAACCCCTTGTATGGAAAGAACGCGGATGTCAACCTCATCCTTTCTTTTGCTCAACATCAACACCAAGTTGAAAGTGATCACCAATCTGAGAAGAATGGGATTATCGTTGGGTCACGAGGGttcttattcttctttctgCTTTTCTGGGTTCTAATACTTTCGGTGAGCTTTAAAGTTGGGAGTTGCATATATTCCCattga
- the LOC103496468 gene encoding NAC domain-containing protein 78-like isoform X4: protein MGSDSSTSLAPGFRFHPTDEEIVRYYLRRKVSGKSLRFDPISVTEIYKSEPWDLPGKSKLKTRDLEWYFFSPLDKKYGNSSRTNRATEHGYWKTTGKDRPVRHNSRVVGMKKTLVYHSGRAPRGARSNWVMHEYRLTDEDLEKAGVVQDAYVLCRIFQKSGSGPKNGEQYGAPFIEEEWEDDEELTVPGEEVVANEGLVDVDDYMHFEVDDIAQYFDGELPGEDVQRPLTYPQETINHVELPNVLVENDNKPEVCAGASFELQPSLNFFQLPEQYGRGESSEKDEHFAESSGNLAESSANFNQEDIDYLLDEPYPSVPDDLALIEELFLETNDLSNPVESDPSALDVLEEYLTFFDADDNLQLAFDPSDIFGSEEPISSQTISEEKVNEVAEKEFMAAKQSSVTFLNDASTSKQNPKAIETDSKSPFFKRASYMLGNIPAPPAFASEYPSKDMAIRLNSAAQTSSSVHVTAGMIHIRNLTSNGDLVNNPLYGKNADVNLILSFAQHQHQVESDHQSEKNGIIVGSRGFLFFFLLFWVLILSVSFKVGSCIYSH, encoded by the exons ATGGGCTCTGATTCCTCTACATCTCTTGCACCGGGGTTTCGATTTCACCCCACTGACGAGGAAATTGTGCGATATTACCTTAGGCGCAAGGTTTCTGGCAAGTCTCTTCGTTTTGATCCCATCTCCGTCACTGAAATTTATAAATCGGAGCCTTGGGACCTTCCTG GGAAGTCGAAGCTGAAGACTAGGGACTTGGAGTGGTATTTTTTCAGTCCTTTGGATAAGAAGTATGGTAACAGTTCGAGGACGAACAGAGCTACTGAGCATGGGTACTGGAAGACGACTGGGAAGGATCGGCCGGTCCGACATAACTCCCGAGTGGTTGGAATGAAGAAGACTCTTGTTTACCACAGTGGCCGGGCGCCTCGTGGGGCTCGCAGCAATTGGGTGATGCATGAATATAGACTTACCGATGAGGATTTGGAGAAAGCTGGGGTTGTGCAG GATGCTTATGTTCTTTGCAGGATATTTCAAAAAAGTGGTTCAGGCCCTAAGAATGGAGAACAATATGGAGCTCCATTTATTGAAGAGGAGTGGGAGGATGACGAAGAGTTAACTGTGCCTGGCGAGGAGGTAGTGGCCAATGAAGGgttagttgatgttgatgattatATGCATTTTGAAGTGGATGATATTGCTCAG TATTTTGATGGAGAACTTCCAGGTGAAGATGTGCAACGTCCGTTGACTTATCCTCAGGAGACTATCAATCACGTTGAGCTACCCAATGTGCTTGTTGAAAATGATAATAAACCAGAAGTATGTGCAGGTGCTTCCTTTGAGCTACAGCCTAGCCTCAATTTCTTTCAATTACCAGAGCAATATGGAAGGGGAGAAAGTTCTGAAAAGGACGAGCATTTTGCTGAATCAAGTGGTAATCTTGCTGAATCAAGTGCCAATTTTAATCAAGAGGATATCGATTACTTACTAGACGAGCCTTACCCAAGTGTTCCAGATGATCTTGCCCTCATTGAGGAATTATTCCTGGAGACCAATGATCTTTCAAATCCAGTTGAATCTGATCCATCTGCGCTGGATGTGCTTGAAGAGTATCTTACATTCTTTGATGCAGATGATAACTTACAGCTGGCTTTTGACCCATCAGATATTTTTGGTAGTGAAGAACCTATTTCTAGCCAAACAATTTCCGAAGAG AAAGTGAACGAAGTAGCAGAAAAAGAGTTCATGGCTGCTAAACAGTCGTCCGTAACTTTCCTAAATGATGCATCTACTTCAAAGCAAAACCCCAAGGCTATTGAAACAG ATTCAAAATCACCTTTCTTCAAACGTGCAAGTTACATGTTAGGAAACATCCCTGCCCCTCCTGCATTTGCTTCAGAGTATCCATCAAAAGATATGGCCATTCGGCTGAACTCGGCAGCACAGACTTCCAGTTCAGTTCATGTAACTGCTGGCATGATCCATATAAGAAACTTGACATCAAATGGCGACCTGGTGAACAACCCCTTGTATGGAAAGAACGCGGATGTCAACCTCATCCTTTCTTTTGCTCAACATCAACACCAAGTTGAAAGTGATCACCAATCTGAGAAGAATGGGATTATCGTTGGGTCACGAGGGttcttattcttctttctgCTTTTCTGGGTTCTAATACTTTCGGTGAGCTTTAAAGTTGGGAGTTGCATATATTCCCattga
- the LOC103496468 gene encoding NAC domain-containing protein 78-like isoform X3: protein MGSDSSTSLAPGFRFHPTDEEIVRYYLRRKVSGKSLRFDPISVTEIYKSEPWDLPGKSKLKTRDLEWYFFSPLDKKYGNSSRTNRATEHGYWKTTGKDRPVRHNSRVVGMKKTLVYHSGRAPRGARSNWVMHEYRLTDEDLEKAGVVQDAYVLCRIFQKSGSGPKNGEQYGAPFIEEEWEDDEELTVPGEEVVANEGLVDVDDYMHFEVDDIAQQYFDGELPGEDVQRPLTYPQETINHVELPNVLVENDNKPEVCAGASFELQPSLNFFQLPEQYGRGESSEKDEHFAESSGNLAESSANFNQEDIDYLLDEPYPSVPDDLALIEELFLETNDLSNPVESDPSALDVLEEYLTFFDADDNLQLAFDPSDIFGSEEPISSQTISEEKVNEVAEKEFMAAKQSSVTFLNDASTSKQNPKAIETDSKSPFFKRASYMLGNIPAPPAFASEYPSKDMAIRLNSAAQTSSSVHVTAGMIHIRNLTSNGDLVNNPLYGKNADVNLILSFAQHQHQVESDHQSEKNGIIVGSRGFLFFFLLFWVLILSVSFKVGSCIYSH from the exons ATGGGCTCTGATTCCTCTACATCTCTTGCACCGGGGTTTCGATTTCACCCCACTGACGAGGAAATTGTGCGATATTACCTTAGGCGCAAGGTTTCTGGCAAGTCTCTTCGTTTTGATCCCATCTCCGTCACTGAAATTTATAAATCGGAGCCTTGGGACCTTCCTG GGAAGTCGAAGCTGAAGACTAGGGACTTGGAGTGGTATTTTTTCAGTCCTTTGGATAAGAAGTATGGTAACAGTTCGAGGACGAACAGAGCTACTGAGCATGGGTACTGGAAGACGACTGGGAAGGATCGGCCGGTCCGACATAACTCCCGAGTGGTTGGAATGAAGAAGACTCTTGTTTACCACAGTGGCCGGGCGCCTCGTGGGGCTCGCAGCAATTGGGTGATGCATGAATATAGACTTACCGATGAGGATTTGGAGAAAGCTGGGGTTGTGCAG GATGCTTATGTTCTTTGCAGGATATTTCAAAAAAGTGGTTCAGGCCCTAAGAATGGAGAACAATATGGAGCTCCATTTATTGAAGAGGAGTGGGAGGATGACGAAGAGTTAACTGTGCCTGGCGAGGAGGTAGTGGCCAATGAAGGgttagttgatgttgatgattatATGCATTTTGAAGTGGATGATATTGCTCAG CAGTATTTTGATGGAGAACTTCCAGGTGAAGATGTGCAACGTCCGTTGACTTATCCTCAGGAGACTATCAATCACGTTGAGCTACCCAATGTGCTTGTTGAAAATGATAATAAACCAGAAGTATGTGCAGGTGCTTCCTTTGAGCTACAGCCTAGCCTCAATTTCTTTCAATTACCAGAGCAATATGGAAGGGGAGAAAGTTCTGAAAAGGACGAGCATTTTGCTGAATCAAGTGGTAATCTTGCTGAATCAAGTGCCAATTTTAATCAAGAGGATATCGATTACTTACTAGACGAGCCTTACCCAAGTGTTCCAGATGATCTTGCCCTCATTGAGGAATTATTCCTGGAGACCAATGATCTTTCAAATCCAGTTGAATCTGATCCATCTGCGCTGGATGTGCTTGAAGAGTATCTTACATTCTTTGATGCAGATGATAACTTACAGCTGGCTTTTGACCCATCAGATATTTTTGGTAGTGAAGAACCTATTTCTAGCCAAACAATTTCCGAAGAG AAAGTGAACGAAGTAGCAGAAAAAGAGTTCATGGCTGCTAAACAGTCGTCCGTAACTTTCCTAAATGATGCATCTACTTCAAAGCAAAACCCCAAGGCTATTGAAACAG ATTCAAAATCACCTTTCTTCAAACGTGCAAGTTACATGTTAGGAAACATCCCTGCCCCTCCTGCATTTGCTTCAGAGTATCCATCAAAAGATATGGCCATTCGGCTGAACTCGGCAGCACAGACTTCCAGTTCAGTTCATGTAACTGCTGGCATGATCCATATAAGAAACTTGACATCAAATGGCGACCTGGTGAACAACCCCTTGTATGGAAAGAACGCGGATGTCAACCTCATCCTTTCTTTTGCTCAACATCAACACCAAGTTGAAAGTGATCACCAATCTGAGAAGAATGGGATTATCGTTGGGTCACGAGGGttcttattcttctttctgCTTTTCTGGGTTCTAATACTTTCGGTGAGCTTTAAAGTTGGGAGTTGCATATATTCCCattga
- the LOC103496468 gene encoding NAC domain-containing protein 78-like isoform X1, whose translation MGSDSSTSLAPGFRFHPTDEEIVRYYLRRKVSGKSLRFDPISVTEIYKSEPWDLPGKSKLKTRDLEWYFFSPLDKKYGNSSRTNRATEHGYWKTTGKDRPVRHNSRVVGMKKTLVYHSGRAPRGARSNWVMHEYRLTDEDLEKAGVVQDAYVLCRIFQKSGSGPKNGEQYGAPFIEEEWEDDEELTVPGEEVVANEGLVDVDDYMHFEVDDIAQQYFDGELPGEDVQRPLTYPQETINHVELPNVLVENDNKPEVCAGASFELQPSLNFFQLPEQYGRGESSEKDEHFAESSGNLAESSANFNQEDIDYLLDEPYPSVPDDLALIEELFLETNDLSNPVESDPSALDVLEEYLTFFDADDNLQLAFDPSDIFGSEEPISSQTISEEKVNEVAEKEFMAAKQSSVTFLNDASTSKQNPKAIETGSDSKSPFFKRASYMLGNIPAPPAFASEYPSKDMAIRLNSAAQTSSSVHVTAGMIHIRNLTSNGDLVNNPLYGKNADVNLILSFAQHQHQVESDHQSEKNGIIVGSRGFLFFFLLFWVLILSVSFKVGSCIYSH comes from the exons ATGGGCTCTGATTCCTCTACATCTCTTGCACCGGGGTTTCGATTTCACCCCACTGACGAGGAAATTGTGCGATATTACCTTAGGCGCAAGGTTTCTGGCAAGTCTCTTCGTTTTGATCCCATCTCCGTCACTGAAATTTATAAATCGGAGCCTTGGGACCTTCCTG GGAAGTCGAAGCTGAAGACTAGGGACTTGGAGTGGTATTTTTTCAGTCCTTTGGATAAGAAGTATGGTAACAGTTCGAGGACGAACAGAGCTACTGAGCATGGGTACTGGAAGACGACTGGGAAGGATCGGCCGGTCCGACATAACTCCCGAGTGGTTGGAATGAAGAAGACTCTTGTTTACCACAGTGGCCGGGCGCCTCGTGGGGCTCGCAGCAATTGGGTGATGCATGAATATAGACTTACCGATGAGGATTTGGAGAAAGCTGGGGTTGTGCAG GATGCTTATGTTCTTTGCAGGATATTTCAAAAAAGTGGTTCAGGCCCTAAGAATGGAGAACAATATGGAGCTCCATTTATTGAAGAGGAGTGGGAGGATGACGAAGAGTTAACTGTGCCTGGCGAGGAGGTAGTGGCCAATGAAGGgttagttgatgttgatgattatATGCATTTTGAAGTGGATGATATTGCTCAG CAGTATTTTGATGGAGAACTTCCAGGTGAAGATGTGCAACGTCCGTTGACTTATCCTCAGGAGACTATCAATCACGTTGAGCTACCCAATGTGCTTGTTGAAAATGATAATAAACCAGAAGTATGTGCAGGTGCTTCCTTTGAGCTACAGCCTAGCCTCAATTTCTTTCAATTACCAGAGCAATATGGAAGGGGAGAAAGTTCTGAAAAGGACGAGCATTTTGCTGAATCAAGTGGTAATCTTGCTGAATCAAGTGCCAATTTTAATCAAGAGGATATCGATTACTTACTAGACGAGCCTTACCCAAGTGTTCCAGATGATCTTGCCCTCATTGAGGAATTATTCCTGGAGACCAATGATCTTTCAAATCCAGTTGAATCTGATCCATCTGCGCTGGATGTGCTTGAAGAGTATCTTACATTCTTTGATGCAGATGATAACTTACAGCTGGCTTTTGACCCATCAGATATTTTTGGTAGTGAAGAACCTATTTCTAGCCAAACAATTTCCGAAGAG AAAGTGAACGAAGTAGCAGAAAAAGAGTTCATGGCTGCTAAACAGTCGTCCGTAACTTTCCTAAATGATGCATCTACTTCAAAGCAAAACCCCAAGGCTATTGAAACAGGTTCAG ATTCAAAATCACCTTTCTTCAAACGTGCAAGTTACATGTTAGGAAACATCCCTGCCCCTCCTGCATTTGCTTCAGAGTATCCATCAAAAGATATGGCCATTCGGCTGAACTCGGCAGCACAGACTTCCAGTTCAGTTCATGTAACTGCTGGCATGATCCATATAAGAAACTTGACATCAAATGGCGACCTGGTGAACAACCCCTTGTATGGAAAGAACGCGGATGTCAACCTCATCCTTTCTTTTGCTCAACATCAACACCAAGTTGAAAGTGATCACCAATCTGAGAAGAATGGGATTATCGTTGGGTCACGAGGGttcttattcttctttctgCTTTTCTGGGTTCTAATACTTTCGGTGAGCTTTAAAGTTGGGAGTTGCATATATTCCCattga